In a genomic window of Seriola aureovittata isolate HTS-2021-v1 ecotype China chromosome 11, ASM2101889v1, whole genome shotgun sequence:
- the tuba8l3 gene encoding tubulin, alpha 8 like 3 — protein sequence MRECISMHVGQAGAQMGNACWELYCLEHGIQPDGQMPSDKTIGGGDDSFNTFFSETGAGKHVPRAIFVDLEPTVIDEVRTGTYRQLFHPEQLITGKEDAANNYARGHYTIGKEIIDLVLDRTRKLADQCTGLQGFLIFHSFGGGTGSGFTSLLMERLSVDYGKKSKLEFAVYPAPQVSTAVVEPYNSILTTHTTLEHSDCAFMVDNEAIYDICRRNLDIERPTYTNLNRLIGQIVSSITASLRFDGALNVDLTEFQTNLVPYPRIHFPLATYAPVISAEKAYHEQLSVADITNACFEPANQMVKCDPRHGKYMACCLLYRGDVVPKDVNSAIAAIKTKRTIQFVDWCPTGFKVGINYQPPTVVPGGDLAKVQRAVCMLSNTTAIAEAWARLDHKFDLMYAKRAFVHWYVGEGMEEGEFSEAREDMAALEKDYEEVGTDSMGEEDEEGEEY from the exons ATG cGTGAGTGTATTTCTATGCACGTCGGCCAAGCCGGAGCCCAGATGggcaatgcatgctgggagctGTATTGTCTGGAACATGGGATCCAGCCAGATGGACAGATGCCCTCTGACAAGACTATTGGAGGAGGAGATGACTCCTTCAACACCTTCTTCAGTGAGACAGGGGCAGGAAAACATGTTCCCAGAGCAATCTTTGTCGACCTGGAACCTACTGTCATTG ATGAGGTGCGCACAGGAACCTACCGTCAGCTGTTCCACCCAGAGCAGCTGATTACAGGAAAGGAAGATGCTGCCAACAACTACGCCCGAGGACACTACACCATTGGCAAGGAGATCATCGATCTGGTGCTGGACAGGACTCGTAAATTG GCTGACCAGTGCACTGGCCTGCAGGGTTTCCTAATCTTCCACAGCTTTGGTGGAGGCACTGGCTCAGGTTTCACCTCCCTACTAATGGAGAGACTCTCCGTTGATTATGGAAAGAAATCAAAACTTGAGTTTGCTGTCTACCCAGCTCCCCAGGTTTCCACAGCTGTAGTGGAGCCTTACAACTCCATCTTAACCACCCACACCACCCTGGAGCATTCTGACTGTGCCTTCATGGTGGACAATGAGGCCATCTACGACATCTGCCGCAGAAACCTTGATATCGAGAGGCCGACCTACACTAACCTGAACAGGCTCATCGGCCAGATTGTGTCTTCAATCACAGCCTCACTTCGTTTTGACGGAGCCCTGAATGTTGACCTGACAGAGTTCCAGACCAACTTGGTGCCCTACCCTCGTATCCACTTCCCTCTGGCCACCTATGCCCCAGTCATCTCTGCTGAGAAAGCCTACCATGAGCAGCTGTCAGTTGCTGATATCACCAACGCTTGCTTTGAGCCAGCCAATCAAATGGTGAAGTGTGATCCTCGTCATGGTAAATACATGGCCTGCTGTCTGCTGTATCGTGGTGATGTGGTGCCCAAAGATGTCAACTCTGCCATTGCAGCCATCAAAACCAAGCGCACCATCCAGTTTGTGGACTGGTGCCCCACAGGTTTCAAGGTCGGCATCAACTATCAGCCTCCAACTGTGGTTCCTGGTGGAGACCTGGCCAAGGTGCAGAGGGCCGTGTGCATGCTGAGCAACACCACAGCCATCGCTGAGGCCTGGGCCCGTCTCGACCACAAGTTTGACCTCATGTATGCCAAGAGGGCCTTTGTCCACTGGTATGTTGGGGAGGGCATGGAAGAGGGAGAGTTCTCAGAGGCCAGAGAAGACATGGCTGCCCTGGAGAAGGATTATGAAGAAGTTGGCACTGACAGCatgggagaggaggatgaagagggagaggagtatTGA
- the LOC130177223 gene encoding tubulin alpha chain-like gives MRECISIHVGQAGAQIGNACWELYCLEHGIQPDGHMPSDKTIGGGDDSFNTFFSETGAGKHVPRAIFVDLEPTVIDEVRTGTYRQLFHPEQLITGKEDAANNYARGHYTIGKEIIDLVLDRTRKLADQCTGLQGFLIFHSFGGGTGSGFTSLLMERLSVDYGKKSKLEFAIYPAPQVSTAVVEPYNSILTTHTTLEHSDCAFMVDNEAIYDICRRNLDIERPTYTNLNRLIGQIVSSITASLRFDGALNVDLTEFQTNLVPYPRIHFPLATYAPVISAEKAYHEQLSVADITNTCFEPANQMVKCDPRRGKYMACCLLYRGDVVPKDVNSAIAAIKTKRTIQFVDWCPTGFKVGINYQPPTVVPGGDLAKVQRAVCMLSNTTAIAEAWARLDHKFDLMYAKRAFVHWYVGEGMEEGEFSEAREDMAALEKDYEEVGADSMGEEDEGEEY, from the exons aTG CGTGAATGTATCTCCATTCATGTGGGCCAAGCTGGGGCTCAGATTggcaatgcatgctgggagctGTACTGTCTGGAACATGGGATCCAGCCAGATGGACATATGCCTTCTGACAAGACTATTGGAGGAGGAGATGACTCCTTCAACACCTTCTTCAGTGAGACAGGGGCAGGAAAACATGTTCCCAGAGCAATCTTTGTCGACCTGGAACCTACTGTCATTG ATGAGGTGCGTACAGGAACCTACCGGCAGCTGTTCCACCCTGAGCAGCTGATTACAGGAAAGGAAGATGCTGCCAACAACTACGCCCGAGGACACTACACCATTGGCAAGGAGATCATCGATCTGGTGCTGGACAGGACTCGTAAACTG gCTGACCAGTGCACTGGCCTGCAGGGATTTCTAATCTTCCACAGCTTTGGTGGAGGCACTGGCTCAGGTTTCACCTCCCTACTAATGGAGAGACTCTCTGTTGATTATGGTAAAAAGTCTAAGCTTGAGTTTGCCATCTACCCAGCTCCCCAGGTTTCCACAGCTGTAGTGGAGCCTTACAACTCCATCCTGACCACCCACACCACCCTGGAGCATTCTGACTGTGCCTTCATGGTGGACAATGAGGCCATCTACGACATCTGCCGCAGAAACCTTGATATCGAGAGGCCGACCTACACTAACCTGAACAGGCTCATCGGCCAGATTGTGTCTTCAATCACAGCCTCACTTCGTTTTGACGGAGCCCTGAATGTTGACCTGACAGAGTTCCAGACCAACTTGGTGCCCTACCCTCGTATCCACTTCCCTCTGGCCACCTATGCCCCAGTCATCTCTGCTGAGAAAGCCTACCATGAGCAGCTGTCAGTTGCTGATATCACCAACACTTGCTTTGAGCCAGCCAATCAAATGGTGAAGTGTGATCCTCGTCGTGGTAAATACATGGCCTGCTGTCTGCTGTATCGTGGTGATGTGGTGCCCAAAGATGTCAACTCTGCCATCGCAGCCATCAAGACCAAGCGCACCATCCAGTTTGTGGACTGGTGCCCCACAGGCTTCAAGGTCGGCATCAACTATCAGCCTCCAACTGTGGTTCCTGGTGGAGACCTGGCCAAGGTGCAGAGGGCCGTGTGCATGCTGAGCAACACCACAGCCATCGCTGAGGCCTGGGCCCGTCTCGACCACAAGTTTGACCTCATGTATGCCAAGAGGGCCTTTGTCCACTGGTATGTTGGGGAGGGCATGGAAGAGGGAGAGTTCTCAGAAGCCAGAGAAGACATGGCTGCCCTGGAGAAGGATTATGAAGAGGTGGGTGCTGACAGCatgggagaggaggatgaaggagaagaatACTGA
- the LOC130177222 gene encoding tubulin alpha chain-like, with product MRECISVHVGQAGVQMGNTCWELYCLEHGIQPDGQMPSHKPIGGHDDSFTTFFSETGAGKYVPRAIFVDLEPTVIDEVRTGTYRQLFHPEQLISGKEDAANNYARGHYTIGKEIIDSVLDRIRKLADQCTGLQGFLVFHSFGGGTGSGFTSLLMERLSVDFGKKSKLEFAIYPAPQVSTAVVEPYNSILTTHTTLEHSDCAFMVDNEAIYDICRRNLDIERPSYTNLNRLISQIVSSITASLRFDGALNVDLTEFQTNLVPYPRIHFPLATYAPVISAEKAYHEQLSVAEITNACFEPANQMVKCDPRHGKYMACCLLYRGDVVPKDVNVAIAAIKTKRTIQFVDWCPTGFKVGINYQPPTVVPGGDLAKVQRAVCMLSNTTAIAEAWARLDHKFDLMYAKRAFVHWYVGEGMEEGEFSEAREDMAALEKDYEEVGIDSFEEDEEGEEY from the exons ATG cGTGAATGCATCTCTGTCCACGTAGGCCAGGCTGGCGTCCAGATGGGGAACACCTGCTGGGAGCTCTACTGTCTGGAGCACGGCATCCAGCCGGACGGCCAGATGCCCAGCCACAAGCCGATAGGAGGTCATGACGACTCCTTCACCACCTTCTTCAGTGAAACTGGGGCTGGGAAGTACGTCCCCAGAGCGATCTTTGTTGACCTGGAGCCCACTGTCATTG ATGAGGTGCGCACAGGAACGTACCGCCAGCTCTTTCACCCTGAGCAGCTGATCTCAGGAAAGGAAGACGCAGCCAACAACTATGCTCGTGGACACTACACCATTGGCAAGGAGATCATTGACTCTGTCCTGGACAGAATCCGCAAGCTG GCTGATCAGTGCACGGGCCTCCAAGGCTTCCTAGTCTTCCACTCCTTTGGTGGAGGCACCGGCTCTGGTTTCACCTCCCTGCTGATGGAGAGACTCTCCGTTGACTTTGGCAAAAAGTCTAAGCTTGAGTTTGCCATCTACCCAGCCCCTCAGGTTTCTACAGCTGTAGTGGAGCCTTACAACTCCATCCTGACCACCCACACCACCCTGGAGCATTCTGACTGTGCCTTCATGGTAGACAATGAGGCCATCTACGACATCTGCCGCAGAAACCTCGATATTGAACGCCCATCCTACACCAACCTAAATCGCCTGATCAGCCAGATTGTGTCTTCAATCACAGCCTCACTTCGTTTTGACGGAGCCCTGAATGTTGACCTGACAGAGTTCCAGACCAACTTGGTGCCCTACCCTCGTATCCACTTCCCTCTGGCCACCTATGCCCCAGTCATCTCTGCTGAGAAAGCCTACCATGAGCAGCTGTCAGTTGCTGAGATCACCAATGCTTGCTTTGAGCCAGCCAATCAAATGGTGAAGTGTGATCCTCGTCATGGTAAATACATGGCCTGCTGTCTGCTGTATCGCGGTGACGTGGTGCCCAAAGATGTGAATGTAGCCATCGCAGCCATCAAGACCAAGCGCACCATCCAGTTTGTGGACTGGTGCCCCACAGGCTTCAAGGTCGGCATCAACTATCAGCCTCCAACTGTGGTTCCTGGTGGAGACCTGGCCAAGGTGCAGAGGGCCGTGTGCATGCTGAGCAACACCACAGCCATTGCTGAGGCCTGGGCCCGTCTCGACCACAAGTTTGACCTCATGTATGCCAAGAGGGCCTTTGTCCACTGGTATGTTGGGGAGGGCATGGAAGAGGGAGAGTTCTCAGAGGCCAGAGAAGACATGGCTGCCCTGGAGAAGGATTATGAAGAGGTGGGGATCGACTCAtttgaagaggatgaagaaggagaggaatATTAG